A stretch of the Lactuca sativa cultivar Salinas chromosome 9, Lsat_Salinas_v11, whole genome shotgun sequence genome encodes the following:
- the LOC111899029 gene encoding L-type lectin-domain containing receptor kinase IX.1 produces MVISFSSYFLLLFFIPYAASITFNLTKIVQQNQYRDINTTGSAYITNDGIQVTPNEIDSNRNQTAGRATYVKPLHLWDNTTGELASFTTDFSFVIDSRSFPDYGDGLTFFLTEENSVIINGSSMGLPIDGYTNTTFNPFVAVEFDTFPNSLWDPKNSSGNFVGTHVGIDINSLASVASQKWQHGIRTGNVSHAWIAYDSVSKNLSVSVTGFRNNTIVIQSINHVIDLRSVLPEWVAFGFSAATGAFFEKNMVISWAFNSSELKSHENNPSPDTVKKKKSTGLVVKLIIGLSVSITFTAAIVIAICVWKKKTMNKRREEEAGFHIGMNSEFEMGTGPRRFSYRQLARSTNGFSENKKLGEGGFGGVYKGFLKELNMNVAVKRVSKTSKQGIKEYASEVMIISKLRHRNLVQLTGWCHEKGELLLVYEYMENGSLDMHLFNGKSLLTWGTRYRIATGLASALLYLHEEWEQCVLHRDIKSSNVMLDSNFNAKLGDFGLAKLVDHDKGAHTTTLAGTRGYMAPEYAVNGRASKESDVFSFGVVLLEITCGRKPILHKLQENEMQLVEWVWDKYGSGTLLEVVDPHLGLDYDEEEIKRLMIIGLWCVHPDSSHRPSMRQVIQVLNFEASLPILPSKMPVATYLFSDFSSVSSSLYGDTTYSSINYPSSSNASNVGRL; encoded by the coding sequence ATGGTCATCTCATTCTCATCAtacttccttcttctcttcttcatccctTACGCAGCTTCAATCACCTTTAATTTGACAAAAATCGTTCAACAAAACCAGTACAGGGACATAAACACAACAGGTTCTGCATACATCACCAATGACGGAATCCAGGTGACCCCAAACGAGATCGATTCAAATCGGAATCAGACAGCAGGACGAGCGACATACGTCAAACCACTTCATCTCTGGGATAATACCACTGGTGAGTTAGCAAGCTTCACTACTGATTTCTCCTTCGTCATCGATTCAAGATCGTTCCCAGATTACGGTGATGGGCTCACATTTTTTCTGACCGAGGAAAATTCAGTGATAATAAATGGTTCGTCGATGGGGCTTCCCATCGATGGCTATACAAATACCACCTTCAATCCATTTGTTGCAGTGGAGTTCGATACATTTCCAAACTCGCTCTGGGATCCGAAAAACTCCAGCGGTAATTTCGTAGGCACTCATGTCGGTATCGACATTAACTCACTTGCTTCTGTTGCGTCTCAGAAATGGCAACACGGTATACGTACTGGGAATGTCTCTCATGCTTGGATTGCTTATGATTCTGTTTCCAAAAATCTAAGTGTTTCCGTAACTGGTTTTAGAAATAACACTATTGTAATTCAGTCAATTAATCACGTAATCGATCTCAGGAGTGTGTTGCCTGAGTGGGTTGCGTTTGGGTTTTCTGCTGCAACCGGAGCTTTCTTCGAGAAAAACATGGTGATTTCTTGGGCTTTCAATAGTTCCGAATTAAAGAGTCATGAAAACAACCCCTCGCCAGATACtgtgaagaaaaagaaaagcacaGGACTTGTGGTGAAATTAATCATTGGATTATCTGTTTCGATTACATTTACAGCTGCGATTGTGATCGCTATTTGTGTGTGGAAGAAGAAGACGATGAACAAAAGAAGGGAAGAGGAAGCAGGATTTCATATTGGGATGAACAGTGAATTCGAAATGGGAACAGGGCCAAGAAGATTCTCTTACAGACAATTAGCTCGGTCAACCAATGGGTTTTCAGAAAACAAGAAACTTGGTGAGGGAGGATTCGGTGGTGTTTACAAAGGTTTcttgaaagaattaaacatgaatGTTGCAGTCAAAAGGGTTTCCAAGACTTCAAAACAAGGGATCAAAGAATATGCTTCAGAAGTCATGATCATAAGCAAATTGAGACACAGAAATCTTGTTCAACTAACAGGTTGGTGTCACGAAAAAGGCGAATTACTTCTTGTTTATGAGTACATGGAGAACGGAAGCTTAGATATGCATCTCTTCAATGGAAAAAGCTTGTTGACATGGGGAACAAGGTATAGAATTGCTACTGGATTAGCTTCTGCTTTGTTATATCTACATGAAGAATGGGAGCAATGTGTTTTGCATAGAGATATCAAATCGAGTAACGTAATGTTAGATTCAAATTTCAATGCAAAGCTTGGTGATTTTGGGTTAGCTAAGTTGGTTGACCATGATAAAGGCGCACATACAACTACATTGGCTGGAACCAGGGGTTACATGGCTCCTGAATATGCAGTAAATGGTAGGGCAAGCAAAGAATCTGATGTGTTTAGCTTTGGTGTTGTGTTATTGGAAATAACTTGTGGGAGAAAGCCGATTTTGCACAAACTTCAAGAAAATGAAATGCAATTAGTAGAATGGGTTTGGGACAAATATGGGAGTGGGACCCTACTAGAAGTAGTGGACCCACATTTAGGTTTAGATTATGATGAAGAAGAGATTAAGCGGTTGATGATCATTGGGCTATGGTGTGTGCACCCTGACTCAAGTCATAGGCCATCGATGAGGCAAGTTATTCAAGTACTCAACTTTGAAGCTTCATTGCCCATACTACCCTCAAAGATGCCTGTGGCCACTTACTTGTTTTCAGACTTTTCTTCCGTGTCTTCTTCGTTATATGGTGATACTACTTATTCCTCCATTAATTACCCATCGTCAAGTAATGCATCTAATGTGGGTCGTTTATGA